Genomic segment of Flavipsychrobacter sp.:
ATGGTTGTAGGTTTGGTAACGCCCGACGAAGGTAGTGTGTACCTTAACAATGAGGATATTACCAAGATACCTATGTATAAGCGTGCTCAAATGGGCATAGGCTACCTGCCGCAAGAAGCATCGGTATTCCGCAAGCTATCTGTGGAAGATAATATTTTGGCCGTTTTGGAAATGACAAAGCTGAGCAAAGCAGAACAAAAAGCTAAATTAGAGTCGCTGTTGGAGGAATTTAGACTTACCCATGTGCGAAAAAGCCCCGGAGATGTACTGAGTGGAGGTGAGCGTAGACGTACAGAAATAGCCAGAGCATTAGCTGTAGACCCTAAATTCATACTATTAGATGAGCCTTTTGCCGGTATTGACCCCATAGCTGTAGAAGATATACAAGGCATTGTTGCCAAACTAAAATTTAAAAATATTGGCATACTTATTACCGACCACAATGTGCAAGAGACCTTATCTATCACAGACCGCGCTTACCTCTTATTTGAGGGTAATTTATTAAAAGCAGGCGTGGCAGAAGAACTAGCTGCCGATGAACAAGTTAGAAAATTGTATCTTGGTCAACACTTTGAGTTGAAGCGTAAGGATTATAACCCCCTAACTAGTTAAATACCATAAATATTTATATCGTTATAGCGTTGCATGTGTAGTAAAACGCTATAATTTTGCAGTTATACCTAGTTTATTAAATGAGTATTATTAGTCCGGCACTGAAGGGATATTTGAAGTTGCGTAATAACGCGATAGATAACTTCATGCACAACCCTATAGATACTCAAAAACAGGTATTCAATAAGCTTATTGGTTCTGCACAGTTTACCGAATATGGTAAGAAATACGGTTTTGACAAGATAAACAGTGTAGCTGAATTTAAGAGTCAAGTACCTATAAATGACTATGATACACTAAAACCATATATAGAGCGCATTATGGCTGGGGAGCAAAATCTCCTTTGGCCTTCACCTATAAACTGGTTTGCCAAGTCTAGCGGAACAACGAGCGACAAGAGTAAATTCATCCCCATAAGTAAGGAATCTTTGGACGACAACCATTTTAAGTGTGGTAAAGATACCTTGGCGATGTACTTAAAAGAGTTCCCCCAGACCAATATCATATCAGGGAAATGCTTAGTGATAGGCGGTAGCCACCAGATCAACCAGCTAAACGCAGACTCGTTCTTTGGTGACCTATCTGCCGTTATGCTACAAAACATGCCTTTTTACGGGCAAGTTATCCGCACACCAGATCTATCTATAGCACTTATGTCGGAATGGGAAGAGAAGATTGAGAAGATGGCGGAAACAACTATTCAAGAAAACGTCACCTATATAGCTGGCGTTCCTACTTGGACCATAGTACTCTTAAAACGAATATTAGAAATATCAGGCGCAAGCCACATACACGAAGTATGGCCCAATTTAGAGCTATACATCCACGGGGGCGTTAGTTTCAAGCCCTACCGCAAACAATTTGAGCAACTGATCCCTTCACCTAAAATGCATTATTGGGAGACCTACAATGCATCGGAAGGCTTTTTTGCAGCACAAGACAACCTTAATGCAGAAGGTATGCTTCTTATGCTCAACCATGGCATCTATTACGAGTTTATGCCAATGGAAGAGTATGGCAAAGAAAACCCTGAAACATTGACCCTAAAAGACGTAGAACTGAATAAGAACTACGCACTGATACTAAATACCAACAATGGTTTATGGCGATATTTAGTAGGTGACACCATACAGTTCACCTCAAAAGCACCATATAGAATAAAGGTATCAGGAAGGCTTAAACACTTCATTAATGCCTTTGGGGAAGAGGTGATTGTTGATAATAGTGACGAAGCTATAGCTAGAGCTTGTAAAAAAACGGGTGCAATCGTGAACGATTATACTGCTGC
This window contains:
- the lptB gene encoding LPS export ABC transporter ATP-binding protein → MRIHTEGLVKRYRGRTVVNKVSFEVNQGEIVGLLGPNGAGKTTSFYMVVGLVTPDEGSVYLNNEDITKIPMYKRAQMGIGYLPQEASVFRKLSVEDNILAVLEMTKLSKAEQKAKLESLLEEFRLTHVRKSPGDVLSGGERRRTEIARALAVDPKFILLDEPFAGIDPIAVEDIQGIVAKLKFKNIGILITDHNVQETLSITDRAYLLFEGNLLKAGVAEELAADEQVRKLYLGQHFELKRKDYNPLTS
- a CDS encoding GH3 auxin-responsive promoter family protein gives rise to the protein MSIISPALKGYLKLRNNAIDNFMHNPIDTQKQVFNKLIGSAQFTEYGKKYGFDKINSVAEFKSQVPINDYDTLKPYIERIMAGEQNLLWPSPINWFAKSSGTTSDKSKFIPISKESLDDNHFKCGKDTLAMYLKEFPQTNIISGKCLVIGGSHQINQLNADSFFGDLSAVMLQNMPFYGQVIRTPDLSIALMSEWEEKIEKMAETTIQENVTYIAGVPTWTIVLLKRILEISGASHIHEVWPNLELYIHGGVSFKPYRKQFEQLIPSPKMHYWETYNASEGFFAAQDNLNAEGMLLMLNHGIYYEFMPMEEYGKENPETLTLKDVELNKNYALILNTNNGLWRYLVGDTIQFTSKAPYRIKVSGRLKHFINAFGEEVIVDNSDEAIARACKKTGAIVNDYTAAPVYMTGETNGAHEWIIEFDHIPCPIEEFTAIMDEELQKINSDYEAKRYKDIALRMPIVHVMPKNGFNEWLKAKGKLGGQHKVPRLSNDRKYLEEILPYAK